GTCATGCCGTCTGCGATCAGCGATTCGTGGGTGGAACGGTGCCCGAAGTCGGCGGCGATGGCCTCGGCCATTTCGGGCAGGCGCGATTTCAGTGCGGCGCGCAGGCGTTGCAGGTCGTTGCGGCGTTGCTCCAGCGAAGGGCGGTGGGCCTGCCAGGCAGTGCGCAGCGTGTGCAGGATGCTTGGCAGCGCGGTGGGGGCAATGTGGGTGGGATCCATGGCTGGAATATAGCAATGGTTCCGTAACGAAAAGGGGCCGTGGCAAACGCCACGGCCCCTCGGTCCATCAATGCCCATGGAACTTATTTGGTGATATCCACACCCTTGGTTTCGCGCAGGAACAACCCGCCCACCACAACCGTCATCAGCGCGATGATGATCGGGTACCACAGGCCGTAATACAGGTTGCCGGTACCGGCCACCAGCGCGAACGAGATCGCCGGCAGGAAGCCACCGAACCAGCCGTTGCCGATGTGGTACGGCAGCGACATCGAGGTGTAGCGGATGCGGGTCGGGAACAGCTCGACCAGGTAGGCCGCGATCGGGCCATAGACCATGGTGACGTACAGCACCAGCAGCCACAGCATGAACACCGTGCCGGCGATGTTGATGCGGGCGTTGTCGGCCTTCGCCGGATAACCCGCCGCGGTCAATGCACCCTTCAACTCACTACCGAACGCATCACCCTTGGCCTTGAGCTCGTCCTTGGTCAGCCCGGCCGCTTCGAACGAGGTCACCTGGGTGTTGCCCACGCTCACCATCGCCAGCGAACCGGCGGCGGCAGGCTGCACGTCATACGGCACGCCGGCCTTGGTCAGCGCGGCAGTGGCCACGTCGCAGGAGCTGGTGAACTTGCGCAGGCCGACCGGATCGAACTGGAACGAGCAGGTGTTCGGGTCGGCGATGACCAGCGCCGGCGAACCGCTGCGGGCTTCTTCGATGCCCGGGTTGGCGAAGTGGGTCAGGCCCTTGAAGATCGGGATGTAGGTCACCGCCGCCAGCAGGCAGCCGGCCAGGATGATCTTCTTGCGGCCGATACGGTCCGACAGCCAGCCGAAGAAGATGAAGAACGGCGTGCCCAGGGCCAGCGCCGCGGCGATCAGCAGGTAGGAGGTGGTGGCGTCGACCTTGAGCATGCTGCTCAGGAAGAACAGCGCGTAGAACTGGCCGCCGTACCACACCACGGCCTGGCCGGCCGCGGCACCGAGCAGCACCAGCAGCATCAGCTTGAGGTTGCCGCCCTTCAGGCTGTCGCGGAACGGGGTCTTGGAGCCCTTGCCTTCGGCCTTCATCTGCTGGAACAGGGGCGACTCGCTCAGCTGCAGGCGGATCCACACCGAAATGCCCAGCAGGATGATCGAGACCAGGAACGGGATGCGCCAGCCCCAGGCTTCAAAGGCTTCGTTGCCCAGGAAGTAACGGCAGGCCAGGATGATCAGCAGCGACATGAACAGGCCGAGCGTGGCGGTGCACTGGATGAAGCTGGTGTACAGGCCACGCTTGTCTTCCGGTGCATGTTCGGCCACGTAGGTGGCCGCGCCACCG
This portion of the Stenotrophomonas aracearum genome encodes:
- a CDS encoding MFS transporter, whose product is MSTTPLPAKAELTKGHKKVIFASSLGTVFEWYDFFLYGSLAAIIAKQFFSGVNETTGMIFALLAFAAGFFVRPFGAAFFGSLGDRIGRKYTFLVTILIMGISTFLVGVLPNYASIGFAAPVILIVLRLAQGLAMGGEYGGAATYVAEHAPEDKRGLYTSFIQCTATLGLFMSLLIILACRYFLGNEAFEAWGWRIPFLVSIILLGISVWIRLQLSESPLFQQMKAEGKGSKTPFRDSLKGGNLKLMLLVLLGAAAGQAVVWYGGQFYALFFLSSMLKVDATTSYLLIAAALALGTPFFIFFGWLSDRIGRKKIILAGCLLAAVTYIPIFKGLTHFANPGIEEARSGSPALVIADPNTCSFQFDPVGLRKFTSSCDVATAALTKAGVPYDVQPAAAGSLAMVSVGNTQVTSFEAAGLTKDELKAKGDAFGSELKGALTAAGYPAKADNARINIAGTVFMLWLLVLYVTMVYGPIAAYLVELFPTRIRYTSMSLPYHIGNGWFGGFLPAISFALVAGTGNLYYGLWYPIIIALMTVVVGGLFLRETKGVDITK